AgtgggagagagcgcgagagagatcaacgaagagacaggaagaaaagagggagggCGAGCTCCAGAGCGGCGCGGATCATctcgctggagagaagaaaaacgaacgcGTTGCGTGGCGACTTGGTCTCCACGAAGGTTTTTTCGAGATTTGAAGAGCCAGGCTCTCGTTGGGCCTCGAGAAGAGTGTCTCTTGCCAGGTCGGCAGAGCCGAGAGAGCGTCAAGCGACAGCCTCCCTGTCCGCCAGGAGGCGATCCGCAGTCCTCTCGATAGGAGTcctggaaaggcgagaagaaacgtgcGATCTCTGGAAACTCCTTTTCGCAGATGCACACGCACAGAAAACGGGACAACGGCGGGCACTCGTTGAGCAAGGGCCATCTACTAGCCTCGTTTCAAAAAAGGCTTTCGCATGcaaggaaaaacggaaaaaatCCAGCGCGACATGCGTGGCTGGGGGGTCTGTGCTTATCAAGCACGCAAGGAAACAACTACACATTTATACACACCGAAGCTTGTGAAGGGGATGTGTTCCTCTTTAAAATGGGTTTCGCTTTTCATTTGTCCAAGCCTGGCTGCCTGGACCGTCCCTAATAGGGTGACAGGCCACTCGAGCGGTTCTTCTCCTGCCTCACACTTGGGTCGGCGGCCGACCAGCGCGTTCACTGCCGtccctttttttttcttATAGAGAGAAATGTgactctctttcgcctcgtcctcctctgtGTTGTTTCTGAGTCGCGACTCTCAAAACATGTCTCTCCGGCAGATCCGCAAGCTCCGGGCATCCCGTCAGGGGACTCCGGCAGACCCTCTGCAGGAAAATCCGCATTCCGCGCGCTCCAGCGAGTCTTCAGGTGAAGAGTCACTGCGTGGAAGTTTTCCCTTCCCGCAGAGCCGACCGAGGTCTGCGTTTTTAGccgccgcaggagacagcgaagaggacagcgaagaagacaaagggaGTGAGGCCCCGAGGCCGGCGaccggcgaggagacggcggcggggaggcgcgaggcagacgagaagggaaagacagcgGGAGGCGATGCTTCAGGGAGAGGccaggaagcagagactgaTGGAGACGAGATCGCAAGTCGTGAGGCGGCAGTCGGCGAGACCTCGCCCcccaggagacagaaagcgagtTCCGctggaaagaggaaaagaaagaaaaagacgcagctCTCTCCTGCAAGGGAAGGCGCTGAAACCTCACTGACGGGCCCTCAGGGCTggcaagaaaaagagaaaacgagggatTTCAACTCCAGGGCAAATGCCGCCGACGAGCTCGGGAACCGAGACTCCAGCACACCCCACAAGCCGGCAGGGACGTACTGCCTGGCCATGGAACGCGCCATGTTCGACACAGAAGTGGAGCTGAAGCGCATCTTCGGACGCGAAGTCGCTCGGAACCTCGCCGGGAACGCTCGACACAGTCAGTCTCGGTTTCCACGATTCTGGGACAAATGCACGGTTTTTCCGCCGATTCAAATAAGCGACACGTGGGAGGTTCACacggaacagagaggcagggacTGCGATCAATGAGCATATCACGGACACATGTCGATAGCAGCTTATGCGCACATCCATGCGCATACAACCATTCAGGTAGAGAGTTGACGCGAATGCCCACGCACCGACACACATTTCCACACATGcattatgtatatatctttatatatgtatacatacatgcaagtatatgtacatatatatgtgtgtatgtgtagaGATACATATCTATGTGGAGGTGTACGAGAGGTATGTTATGTGTGGTATTTTGTTTGCGTGAAATAGGattgtgtgcgtgtgtggggGCAACGCAGGCACTCGGCGAGCGGGACCTACGAGCAGGCGATTTTGGTTGATTCCCGATGCAGAAGAGGGCCCGGCAACCCACGAGTACGTGCGGATGGtgaaggaagacgacgaagctgCGGGCACGGTCGAGTTCGCTCTGCAGTACACGCCGTATTACGAGCAGCTTCAGGACGCCTTCCATGCAATTCTACACTCCCACGATCCGCAAAACCTTCAGCAGTTTCTCCTGCGTCACCCGAGACACATTGATGCCTTGCTGCAGATGTCTGAGGTCTACCGCATGCGGGGCGAGAATGAGACTGCGACTGAGCTGTCAAAGAAGGCTCTCTGTGTGATTCAAAGGAGCTTTCACCCTGCGTTTTCGCCATTCACGTACACCGCGGAAGGGTTGCCACAGGCAAGTCTGGAGAGGAGCAAGCATGCGGAGGGGTGGAGCGCTGCTGTGGATTTTTGGGGCAGGAGCCGTAGACAGGTGAAGAGAACTACCGGTCGCCTGTACATGCGCCACCGCGCGCAGTGGGTTTGTCTGTATGCAGGTTGCCGTCGACACGCTAAATCCGTTCAACAAGAACCTCGTCAAGTGCATCGGTCTGTATGGAGCAGCGCTGGCCGACCAGGGCTGTTACCGAACCGCACTCGAAGTGACCAAACTCTTGGTGGCTATGGATCTGCCCAGGGATGCCTTCCACGCCATGCTGCATCTCGATTACCTTGCCCTCCGGTCGCGGCAATGGCAATTCCTTCAGCATTTTTCCCAGACCTTTGTGGAGCAGCATCTGGCATACGTGATTCCCCTCGACCCACCCTCAGAGCGGGGCCATCAAGACTCTCGGGAGACACTGGTGTCTCGAAAGGACGAAGATTTGAAACTCGTGGACCTGGCGTTCATGCTACCAAATTTCGCGTTCTCAACGGCACTTTCTATCGCACTCCACGCTACCCAACGTAGGTCCAAGAACACAAGTAGTGACGAATAGGCTTGCCAGTCTGCAAGGTGATAGGGCAAGCATTTTCCCGTTGTAGGCCTtgcgtttctctgccgccgTTTGCAGGAGAGTGCTCGGAAGACATCAAGACGATTACGGCCGACGAACTCCTTGCTGTCTGCATGCCGTCCaccagggagagacaaactgGAAACGAGAGCCAATTGCACCACCTCCTGTTGATGCGTGCCATActcctcttccctgcctTCGTCCGGAAGCTGCTGCAGAAGATTGGTGTTAATGGATCTCAGAAGGTAGCAGGTAAGCTGCAGCCCATCATGCagtcttcgcctctgccttACCAATCTTACCCGATGCGTGGCGTATGCGGACTGTCAATGTGTGGCTCAGGATCCCCCTACCCTTGTCTAAGCTGGGAagctctccttttttctgttccacTATGGGACAGTTCCAACTTCGCGCATCACAGGTTCGTCAACAAAGTCTCGCGCTGACCGTTAGGGCTATCACTGACACGACCTTCGGATGCAGATAGAGGGTTAAGTTGTAACGGTTCACGCTCTTCAACCACGCAGGAGATATAACTTGTGTGCAAACGAGAGGGCGCGCTGCCATAGGCCACGCTGGCACTCACGCGCGAGCACAGCCCAGTTCCTGAAACTGAACAGGACTTTTTGAATGAACGTTGGAAGTTGATTTAGCTACCGCTCGGACATACCTTTTCTTTGGGTCCCGTTCTCCAAATTGTAATCTGATACCAGGTACTCTGATGTCTTGGCCCTTCTCCTCAATTGCTACGTCCAAAAGGCTCACGACGTGTGGCGGGCGGATGCCGTGCAGCGTTGGCTGCATGGATGCACAGCGCATCTCCGGCATTTATACAACTCTTCTCCACGTAAGCATAATTGCAACGCGTGTAGCGTCCTCTCGCATAGAGAAACTATGACGTAAGCAGATGCATCTCTCGTGCATCTTGCCTTTTCTATTCAGAGATAAAGGAATTCGCACGGCGGTGgtcgcgttcctctttcctgttcgaTGTGAGCCGGTACAAGGACGTCCGGGTGTCGGAATTCGATCGGATCCCAACCCCTCCGGCATTTTTGATGGATGCCCATCACGCGGTGACTGAGGCTGGAGCAGGGCACCGAAACAGACGAGTGCAGTACGTCTCCATTAACTCTAGCCCGATTATCATCTTCTTTGAGACTCTTCTCCCGTGGACAGAGCTCGACCAGACGGGTAAGCATTTGGGTCACCCATTCCTCGACTGTGACGCCACACGAAAAACCGACGCACCGAGCGTGCCTCCTAATGTCGCATGTGGACATTTTAAGTCTAGTCTAAGCATATCCTGTTGTCTGACGGCAATTGTGCGATTGCAAGCAACACGTACTGAAATGATTGTGCGCGCTCTGGTGCCCTCAGGTCTTAGAGCCGAGCCACAGCATGTGAGCGTTTTGGCAAGATcacttctttctgctctctgcgAGATAGCGACCTTCGCGTGGAAGGCAGTTCAAAATCTTGGTCCTTTTATTAGGCGCTGGCTCGCAGACTCCAGTCCTCGAACCATCACCCGCGTCCCATCGAGCAGTGACGCGCCCCACGTTGGGAACGCACCCTCAGTCCAGAACTGAATGCTAAAAAGTGTACGACCAACAAGCGGTTCTACGCCATACGTGTACGTAATGGTAAGAAACAGGTCATGTGCTGAGACCGTGCTCGCGCTATCTCACATAGTAGTTTGTCTGAAATCGCCGTCGGAGTGGAGCGTGGCTTCGCGCGTTGCACTAGACGGTAAACCCGCGTCCTGGATAGTTTGGTAGTGCTATTTTCTGTTTGTTTTCAATTTTTCTTGCGGTGCTGCCTACGGGCTTGAGTTGTATCTGAAAAGTACTTTTCAATGCAGCGTTGCGGGTTTCTTTGGATCGAGATCACTAGGTACCTGGCATGTCGTTATAAACGACTTGCCCATTGAGAGCGATTGTGCCACATCCGGAGATCTCCGCGCCAGGAAGTCTGTATCGAGAGGCTAACGTTGCAATCGGTGGCTTAACGCCCTATGAGGACACCAGCTACCTTTCTGCAATCTGTTGTCAGTGTCATGTCGTTGTGGCAATACCGTACTGAACTCACGTGCGACGGGTCGCAGGAAATCACACGAACTGCACTGCATACGCCCTGGTCCGTATGCTAACCTGGGAGGTGGACAGGTGTTGCAGATAAAAACAGTGTTAGAAGAGGTATGAAGTACCAGCCGCAACCTGGTCGAGTCACCGTTAATTACAAGCGTTGCCACTCAGTCCTATGGTGGCGTACCGTTTCCAGGGTCGTCGCATTCGCACTCCTGACAAAATGTGTAGTCTGATTAAAAATAAAAACGGTCGTGCCACATTTCCCGCCATTTTGCGCCACGAACACCGCATACCGGTCACGAGGAAACCCTGTTCGGTCTGGCGGAAGGCTGGCGAGGGTGTGTGTTAATCCATTACActggaaaggggaaagacgcTGTTCTCTTACCAGGCGCGCATCCTGTATTTGTAGCAACGAAACATGTGCAGATGAAGGTACACGATCTATGAGGGCAAATCTGATGGAAATACCTGTCGCTACAGGCGCACAGCACCGCTGGCACACCTGGGCAGAAATGTGACGCCAGTTCGTAGCATGAGCTCATCATACGAAAATCCTCACCTCGGGCGTGCATGTTAATGCTTTGGCTACCCCGGCAAATCCGGCGACCAGAGCAGCTGTAATGGGAACGCGCATTAGCTTCATCCTCACTCCAGTGTCGTAACTACAAGATGTGTCTAGTGCCGAAGGAGGCCGACAACCGTACGAGAGTCTTGTTAGCAGCTGCCTTGAAGACAACTGGAATTAATAGTACTCTCTCATGTTGCATGAGGGAGCAGGCTGGCGacctgtacatacactcgaAGACCGGAGGCGGTCGGACGTGCTGAAGGTCAAAATTAAGCGCACGTGTGTCAGTTCGATGCTGTAGGTCGTGTTGCCAGCAGCTGAGGCGGGCAGCGCGAAACTATATGTTTTCCGGTCCCATGAATTAACGGGCTAGTAGTGCAAGTGACTCATCACAGGgttgcttctttccttttggTCAATTAGCCGGGGGTGACGGAACGTCACCCGCTGGGCCTCAGCTTCGGGAGCCCCTTGCAGTCCGGCCTGCAGCCAGCCGGCGCAATGTGGCTGACTTTGGCCAGCAAATGGAACAACGAGGTAGAAACTAGAAGTCGTTATTGCATGCATCAATTGAGCCTTTGCACGAAGTGTCATGAGGGCAGATTGCTTTTGACCGGAGTACCAAAATGTGGACGACCAGACCGAAGTGTTCGACTTTGCGTGGCTTGCGCGATGTTCTGAATGTACGGATACTGTCGCATGCACACGGACGGGTTGTTGCCGAGTGAGTGAAAAGCGAAGCGAGCCTCTAGTTTTTTCCAATTTTCCAGTCAACAACGGGTGCATCTTTCACTACACAGTTCCTTCTGAGAAACGTAGTTGTCCGTTTCTCCAAGCATCAACCGCTGGAGAAGTCTGCTCTCATGTGCGGCTTATCTCCAGAACTTATTCTTGGCGTGTTCTCGGCGCTTGGCGGGTTTGTGGCTGAACGGAGGGCTTACTATTGAAACACAACTCAGTTCCGCCGCACTCACCGAAAATGCCAGGTGTTCATGGGCCACAATGTGGCTGCAGACACGAGACCGAACTGAAAGGTGCTCAATTCCTCTTGCCGTATATCAACCTCGAGGGTGTTCGGGGACTTAACGAGCAGGTACGACGTCCTTAAGTCCTACGAGCCACAGCGCAGCACTGAAAAAATCTCAAGCAGTCTTTCGCGTGCCGCACAGAAAGGAATACTTTCTTCAACTCTACAGCAGAATGTGCCGCGTACCTTTCCAccgtttcgtcttccgctctttACAGTCTCGATATCCATTAAATCGCACCAGGCTGTATTCATCGTGTGTTCACTTCGCAGGTTCCGAATTCGGCAAGAACAATTTTCAAGTCATACGAGGACCGACTGGATGAGACGAAATTCTGCCGCAGTGAAGAGGACGACCCTGAGCTGGTATGAGCTGTCCCTTCATTTCGGATCCGATCGGAGAATGCGTCGAAAGACCCATACCCTCGCATCCGTCCACTCTCTGTTTGTTCTAAATAGACACGCGTATCTTCGAAAGAAACGAACTGCGCATTCCAGTCGCGTTGCTGCTTTCTATGTCTGCCCGGTTTTTGCAGATGATCCACATCCCTTTTAAATCCCCTTGTAAGGTGAGAGTTGGTGATCGCCACTTCGTCCCGCTTCTTTGCTGTTGAACCCTGTGTGTGACCCGGCCACTGTCCTAATACTTTGGTTCAGGGTGATGCTTAGCACTGCATTTGATTCGTATTGTCAAAAAAGACTCCCTTAGTTCGGTTATAACACTTGTAGACTTCCATCTCATTGCCAGACAAAATTTTTTATTAGTCAACCAGACGTGCGATTTCGTCCAGGACACGAAGCATGCAGGTGCTCAAAAGACGGTTGAGAACCCTTGCACTGTTCCTGCGTTGCAATTGTCCTTTCCTGTGTACAGATAGCCAGTCTTCATCTCATTGGTGGCGATAATGGTCGCTCCCCTGCCTCTGTCAAGATTTATGCGGACCAAGAAACTCTGGATTTCAGCACGTAGGTCTTCCAcactctcttcctccagtGTTTCTTCAAGACAACTtgagtttctctttttcttccccctgTGTTTGCAATTTGGGTTTCAGTCGCCTGTCCCACTTCAGCCTTTGACAGTGACTGCGTAGAATATGCCCAAACTGCGAGGCGTCCCGAAACGGACGTTGGTTCGTGTTCTCCGCGTGTCTCCATTGTTGCTTTTCTTCTGAGGGTCGCGTCATGCACTTCATCGCGTGTTTTTGTTCgccctcgtttctcctcagAGTCCACGACACCCCATGCGTTCAGGAAGTGGAGCTCGTTACCGACTTTCACGGCGCTGTCGAGTACCCTCTAAAGGTGCGAGGATAGTTTGCCCATTTTGCCACTTGAGTTGAGCCCAGGCTCCATTCGAAAAGCGTATTTCCTTGAATACCTAAATTCCCAACACTTTTCGCTCACGCAAAATCCGAAGCTCTAGCCAGAGACCCGGTATCGGCTGCCTTGAGTTGTCTCTGTTGCCAGCGTCCTACATGTATCTATCTGCCTATCgatctacctatatatgtgtatatacatttatgtaTTTGTTCGTGGATTACGCGTTTGCGTTGCGTGGCTGAAACGCGTTCGCCCGAAAAGCCGGCCGTCGGtttgccgtcttcgtcttcgtctgcagGTGACGAAACTCCAGAATGTGACGTGTctcactctcttcttcccccaaAATATGGGGGGCGACTGTCTGGAGCTCTTCTACATCGGTGAGTGAAAATCGTCCCGCTTTGAATACCAAAGGAAAATGCTCACATGCATCCATAGGCGCCTAGCGTCCgacgtttcttctcttgtgGAGACAAACCGACGTGTAGATCTCTTTGGTCTTTGCACCTGGTCGGCAAGCTGCACGCAGAccacttttctctcctgtgtaAAGCAGCTTCAGTTCGCCCTCTTGAAGTGCACAGCAGCGACACTTTGCGCGTCTGCAGCGTTGCTTCCcccctcgtttttccttccgcCACCACGGACGTGGAGTGCGTCCTCCTGCGTCTATCGCGCTCCATGttttgcttcgtttctccgcaTTTCCGCAGGACTTCGAGGGGAAGGCTCCAACTACCAACGAAGAGCAGTCGTAACCGTAAGCGAAAAACgctatatacatatatatacatataacAAATGCACGTACTTGCCGGTTGTATAGACGCGCACAGGAGTAGCTCAGCTTTTTTTCGAGCCCCCGAACGAAGCAGACGCGTCGGCTGTCCTCGCGCTCGGCGTGTCGATTCCTGTGTCGCCTGCTCTTTTCCAATTTCGGCCTTTTTTTGCCAGGTGTACGAAGCGAACGCAAACCCGGCGGACCACGAGGTGGCTACGGAACACGGAATCCAGGCTACAGCTATGGAAGAAGGAAATTGACGCgtgcgagaaaacgggaagcaCGAGACTTGATGCGGGAAATACGACACGGGCACAGCGCGGAACGGCAGGCAAACACGCAGTGTCTGccaaaagggaaaagaggaacggagaaggacgaacaGGGAACCGGAAGGGGgtttttgcttctcgccAGGAACCACATGCACTTACTGCAagacaaaggaaagagacaagaacgcGGCGAACTAGGGAATCTCGCAGATCGAGAAacgtcttttttcccccgAGAGTCTGTGAAGGGACTTAAAACGCTGTGTGGTCTCGCGACGCGCGCTCGAACTTCGCTTTTCGTACGTGGAACGCCTCaggccttttctccgttgcGGCCGAAACGCCACATCGATGGCGTACGTGGAAATAAcatatctgtctatctctaaatatatatatatatatatactaaAGTGGCCATGCATCGACGCGAGCATTTTCGTAGacctttctctgtgtgcgccATCTGTGCGGAGAGTTTCGatcgtctctccctctctcgttcttgaTGCCGACCCATCAGTGTATGCGTGTCTGGACGTTTCCACTCCTCGCTGCATAGTCGCCTGCCTGGCCGTCCGGATGGATCGGAACAGATATGAACTGAATTGTTGTATTTCTGAAGAGATATCTGTGTGTCCATGTCTACGTGTCGCTATGGATGTACACGGAGGTCAAAGACGGACACCGCTATCTTGTGCTTTGTAAATAAAAATTCGCAGTTCCTTACCTGCGAAACTCGGCGTGTGCGTGGCCTCTAGTGttttcccgctgtctctgcgcacgTCCGTGTTTCAAGAAACCGGAACCGATAGGTCGCTATAATCCCCGATTTTTCCTTCCAGGTTCGGGCCCTGACCCCCACGgggctgcctcgcctgcaaCGCCCCGTCGAAGAGACTTCGCATTTGTGTGCCGATATTTGCTTGCAGACTGTGTCAGCCAATTTGTTGGATAGCCGAGCCGTTGGGACACACACTTCTCTCCCAGGTTTTAACGCATCGGCCACATTCATGGCTGTACTCGTTGGCGTCTCCACAGTTACACTGTGTAGGTAACTAGACGTATGTAGAATGTATGCATTTACATGCATAGATAAGAATATGAAAATTTAAATACACGCTTATGAATACATCTGTGTGTGCGGATTCTACGATGATCGAGTCACATCCTCTTCCGTCCTGGCACAGGCGATCACGCCGCGGTGTCCGGTCTCCCTGCTCTGCTTCCTCCAAGAGGCGCTGTACCCTACAGGTCTGTTTCCAGGAGCGCTCCGTGCCGTTTCCTTTCACGGGAACAGTGCGAGGCAGTCTTCGCGCGCAAGAAATCCTTTCGATTACAAGTACCAGTTGCTGTCTCATATATACAGTCGCGCTGCAGATAGGAAATCAAAATACCTGAGGAGCTCAGCGGCTCGGGTCTCGCAAATGGATCACATCGGCCGGCAAAGCCAACCGCGCCTCCGCCCAAACCCCACTGCATGCAAGAACATATCTatatttctctctctctctgtatatatatatatatatatatatatatatatagatgcacGGGTACGAGCATGCGGCAGCGCTCTCAGATTGAAGCTGCGCTCCAAGTGACAAAGTGTGTGTACACATGAGCAAATACGCAATTGCCTCACCCCTGCGTTCACtaaaaacacacacagatcTACCTATTTCAGCAGATGCTTTCCGaaagtgcatgcatcggccgaaacgaggaaagcaTCGAGAGCGAACACACATTCCTGTTGCTTCTACGCACCAGCTGGCCGCTGTAAAacgcattctctctctcccccccccccctccccccccccaaacAGATGGCGGGCCGCCTCTTCCCATCACAGTTTTAAGAATCTGCAGCTTTCGTCTCGGCCTCGTTGAAATtccggaagagaaggcgacgcacagAGTGCATGGTGGGAAAGAAAGAGTCGGAAATCCCGCTCGGCGACGCCGTCGgtcccgtctctttccttgcgTTTCCCGTTCCGTCTTGGATCAGTAAACGAAGGCCTGGACGACTAAAACGACACAAGGACGAGTTTCGATCTGCCgtgttttgcatgcagatccGACGACAGCCTTCTTGGCAAAAGACTGTCGGGGCACTGTCGCaccgcgcgtcttccccacagatctgctgtctcctctgtctccccttttcaGTAGCGTGGCGGGCCGCCGCCCATGTACCCAGGTCCGCTCCCCCTGCCTCTACCTCCGAAGCCGTAGCCTCCGTAGGCATTTGGAAAGTTTTGGGGCGCACGCTCCCTCGGCCCCCACGCGCGATCTTGAGCGTTTGCCTGCCACTCACATCCGGGTCCTCGTTGAAATTCGTTTCCGTAACTCGCGTAAGGAGCGTTGGGACCTCGCCAGCTCTCGCCTTGGCGATACGCCGGATGGCCTTCCCAGTCCCGACGAGGATAGCTCTGGTCGTACTCGTGGCGTGCGCGCTTGCCTCCACCTGGGAAACCGCCAGGAGCGTACTCCACACGTCTTTCGCCGTGGCCGCCCTGGGATCTGTCTCCCCAAGCTGGAGGGAATTGCGGACCTCCGCCCCACGACTCGCGTCCGTCGTTCCAGGCTCCACCGGATCCTTGATGGCGGGTCTGGTTGTGGCCGGGGTAGCCGTCGCCCCGCGCTTCTGGGAAGTCTCGGGGGCGTTTCGCGTTCCGAAAATCCTTCTCGCATGCAAACTCCGCGGCCTGCCGGCTCTCCATGTGGGGTTTTGGCTGATTGCCGctctgcacacacacacgcaccaTTCACAGACCCGGCCAAACACAAAACTCGACAGGACAAAAATCACCAAAAAACCATGTCACCCATATGCCTCTATCCTTATCTGTGCAGTGATGTACCGagacatgtgtgtgtgtgtgtgtctgtgtctgtgtgtgtggtgtACGAGACAGGATGTCTGTGAGGAGTGAGATGGAACCAAGCCTGCGAACGCAGGAAAAAGGACATCGCCAAGGACAAACCTCGGCAGTGACGCGCGCACAAAGAACCGAATCGACTCTTGCATACAAAGATACCGATGTGAGTACCACTTGAAACAAAACGCACGTACCAACTGCCTGTTCACATGTAAGTACATCCATCAATGTAGAcctgtgcatatatatatatatatatatatatataggtgcgtacaaatatacatatttcaccctttctcgctctctctctctctatatatata
The sequence above is a segment of the Neospora caninum Liverpool complete genome, chromosome IX genome. Coding sequences within it:
- a CDS encoding gh16169, related, with protein sequence MSLRQIRKLRASRQGTPADPLQENPHSARSSESSGEESLRGSFPFPQSRPRSAFLAAAGDSEEDSEEDKGSEAPRPATGEETAAGRREADEKGKTAGGDASGRGQEAETDGDEIASREAAVGETSPPRRQKASSAGKRKRKKKTQLSPAREGAETSLTGPQGWQEKEKTRDFNSRANAADELGNRDSSTPHKPAGTYCLAMERAMFDTEVELKRIFGREVARNLAGNARHSQIVCVCGGNAGTRRAGPTSRRFWLIPDAEEGPATHEYVRMVKEDDEAAGTVEFALQYTPYYEQLQDAFHAILHSHDPQNLQQFLLRHPRHIDALLQMSEVYRMRGENETATELSKKALCVAVDTLNPFNKNLVKCIGLYGAALADQGCYRTALEVTKLLVAMDLPRDAFHAMLHLDYLALRSRQWQFLQHFSQTFVEQHLAYVIPLDPPSERGHQDSRETLVSRKDEDLKLVDLAFMLPNFAFSTALSIALHATQRECSEDIKTITADELLAVCMPSTRERQTGNESQLHHLLLMRAILLFPAFVRKLLQKIGVNGSQKVAEIKEFARRWSRSSFLFDVSRYKDVRVSEFDRIPTPPAFLMDAHHAVTEAGAGHRNRRVQYVSINSSPIIIFFETLLPWTELDQTGLRAEPQHVSVLARSLLSALCEIATFAWKAVQNLGPFIRRWLADSSPRTITRVPSSSDAPHVGNAPSVQN